The Bacteroidales bacterium genome window below encodes:
- the tsf gene encoding translation elongation factor Ts, translating into MAISAAEVAKLRKMTGAGMMDCKKALEETNGDYEQAVAVIRKKGQLVASKRADREASEGCVIAKVSDDATKGVLTVLSCETDFVAKGADFIKFTEDIASAALKENAADLEAVKSLNVNGITVAEGVNEKVAVIGEKIDLTFFDRLEAAEVVAYIHPGNKLACLVGFNKVLADKQVGRDIAMQVAAMNPVAVDKENVPEDVVKKELEIALDQTKNDPKNAGKPSDLLEKIANGKLEKFFKEMTLVNQDFIKDGKKKVSDYLKEQDKDLTVVKFVRFSLAV; encoded by the coding sequence ATGGCTATAAGTGCAGCAGAAGTAGCAAAACTTAGGAAAATGACGGGTGCAGGAATGATGGACTGTAAAAAAGCATTGGAAGAAACCAATGGCGATTATGAGCAGGCCGTTGCTGTTATCCGTAAAAAAGGACAATTAGTGGCTAGCAAACGTGCTGACCGTGAGGCTTCAGAAGGTTGTGTCATTGCTAAAGTATCTGATGACGCCACTAAGGGTGTTTTAACAGTATTGAGTTGTGAAACCGACTTCGTAGCAAAAGGAGCTGATTTCATTAAATTTACAGAAGATATTGCCAGCGCGGCATTGAAAGAAAATGCAGCCGATCTGGAAGCTGTGAAGAGTTTAAATGTAAACGGAATTACAGTTGCCGAAGGAGTGAATGAAAAAGTGGCTGTTATCGGAGAAAAAATAGATCTCACATTTTTTGATCGTCTAGAAGCTGCTGAAGTGGTAGCATATATCCATCCTGGAAACAAACTGGCATGTCTGGTGGGTTTTAATAAGGTGTTGGCAGACAAACAAGTCGGTCGTGATATCGCTATGCAGGTAGCAGCCATGAATCCTGTAGCAGTTGATAAGGAAAACGTTCCGGAAGATGTTGTTAAAAAAGAATTGGAAATTGCCCTGGATCAAACCAAAAATGACCCTAAAAATGCAGGTAAACCGAGTGATTTGTTGGAAAAAATTGCCAACGGTAAATTAGAGAAGTTTTTCAAAGAAATGACCCTGGTCAATCAGGACTTTATTAAAGACGGAAAGAAAAAGGTAAGTGATTACCTTAAGGAACAGGACAAAGATCTCACAGTTGTGAAATTTGTCAGGTTTTCACTTGCTGTATAG
- the rpsB gene encoding 30S ribosomal protein S2, which yields MSKVTIQQLLDAGCHFGHLKRKWNPHMAPYIFMERNGIHIIDLQKTQAKLEEAAQALKQIAKSGRKVLFVATKKQAKDIVAEKVKPAGMPYVTERWPGGMLTNFPTIRKAVKKMSTIDKMVTDGTFDNMAKREKLQVSRQRAKLEKNLGSIADMARLPAALFVIDIMKERIAVNEARRLNIPVFGMVDTNSDPELIDFPIPANDDAANSIAIIVDTVVSAIQEGSNERKLEKGNEDQAPQQKKTKKTAKRNVAEDEDEVVEDKKSAKKITKKPAKKNVAEDEE from the coding sequence ATGTCTAAAGTAACGATTCAACAATTATTAGATGCAGGTTGCCACTTTGGCCACTTGAAAAGAAAATGGAATCCTCATATGGCTCCTTATATTTTTATGGAACGTAACGGGATTCATATTATTGATTTACAAAAAACACAAGCAAAGCTTGAGGAAGCAGCCCAGGCTTTGAAACAAATAGCAAAATCAGGCAGGAAAGTATTATTTGTAGCTACCAAGAAACAAGCAAAGGATATTGTTGCCGAAAAAGTAAAACCGGCAGGAATGCCGTATGTGACAGAACGTTGGCCTGGTGGAATGTTGACCAACTTTCCCACTATCCGGAAAGCTGTCAAAAAAATGTCTACTATCGACAAGATGGTCACCGATGGCACATTTGACAATATGGCTAAAAGGGAGAAACTCCAGGTCAGCCGCCAGCGTGCCAAACTGGAAAAAAACCTGGGTAGTATTGCTGATATGGCACGGCTCCCGGCAGCGCTTTTCGTTATAGATATCATGAAAGAACGAATTGCCGTAAATGAAGCACGCCGTTTGAACATACCTGTATTCGGAATGGTAGATACCAATTCTGATCCCGAACTGATTGATTTCCCGATCCCTGCCAATGACGATGCGGCCAACTCCATCGCTATTATTGTGGACACCGTTGTTTCCGCTATTCAGGAAGGGAGCAATGAACGCAAACTGGAAAAAGGAAATGAAGATCAGGCTCCTCAACAGAAAAAAACAAAGAAAACAGCAAAACGTAATGTTGCTGAAGATGAGGATGAAGTTGTAGAAGATAAAAAATCTGCAAAAAAGATCACAAAAAAGCCAGCCAAAAAAAATGTAGCTGAAGACGAAGAATAA
- the rfbA gene encoding glucose-1-phosphate thymidylyltransferase RfbA, with the protein MKGIILAGGSGTRLYPITKSISKQIIPVYDKPMIYYPLSVLMLAGIREILIISTPKDIHLYEDLLGDGGHLGLKLTYKIQPSPDGLAQAFILGEEFIGNDNVCLVLGDNIFYGYGFGQMLLETAKIEDGAIVFGYYVKDPERYGVVEFDSNGNVLSLEEKPEKPKSNYAVTGLYFYSNDVVEKAKSLKPSLRGELEITDLNKLYLQENRLKVQLLGRGFAWLDTGTHDSLLQASNYISTIEHRQGLKVSCIEEIAYRRGFINQSQLLLLAGEYKNNSYGTYLKTIANL; encoded by the coding sequence ATGAAAGGTATTATCCTGGCAGGTGGCTCCGGAACCCGCCTTTATCCTATTACTAAAAGTATTTCGAAGCAAATTATCCCGGTATATGACAAGCCGATGATTTATTATCCCTTGTCTGTTTTGATGTTGGCCGGTATTCGTGAAATATTGATCATTTCCACCCCGAAAGATATTCACTTATATGAGGATTTATTAGGGGATGGAGGGCATCTCGGACTAAAACTGACATATAAGATACAGCCTTCACCTGACGGATTGGCTCAAGCATTCATTCTGGGCGAAGAATTTATCGGAAACGATAATGTTTGCCTGGTACTTGGAGATAACATCTTCTATGGGTATGGTTTCGGACAAATGTTACTGGAAACAGCCAAAATAGAAGATGGTGCCATAGTCTTTGGCTATTATGTAAAAGATCCTGAACGATATGGTGTTGTCGAATTTGATTCAAATGGAAATGTTTTAAGCCTGGAAGAAAAACCTGAAAAGCCAAAATCGAATTATGCCGTTACAGGATTGTACTTTTATTCAAATGATGTAGTAGAAAAAGCAAAATCGTTAAAACCTTCCCTGAGAGGAGAATTAGAGATCACGGACTTAAATAAACTCTACTTGCAGGAAAATCGTTTAAAAGTGCAACTTTTGGGAAGAGGATTTGCCTGGTTGGATACAGGAACACATGACAGTTTGTTACAGGCCTCAAATTATATTTCCACCATTGAACACCGCCAGGGATTAAAAGTATCCTGCATTGAAGAAATTGCTTACCGGCGGGGATTTATCAACCAATCGCAACTCTTGCTTTTGGCTGGTGAATACAAAAACAATTCATATGGTACTTATCTGAAAACCATTGCAAATCTTTAA
- a CDS encoding SDR family oxidoreductase: MKRILVTGGAGFIGSHLCERLLNEKNEVICVDNFFTGAKENIIHLIGNPYFELVRHDVVSPFFAEVDEIYNLACPASPIHYQYNGIKTIKTSVMGAINMLGLAKRTRAKILQASTSEVYGDPQIHPQTESYWGHVNPIGIRSCYDEGKRCAESLFMNYHQQNNVRIKIIRIFNTYGPKMHPNDGRVVSNFIVQALQGKDITIYGDGLQTRSFQYVDDLVEGMIRLMNTSDDFTGPVNVGNPGEFTIKQLAEMVIRLTGSKSKLIYLPLPQDDPIQRQPNIQLAKDKLGWQPLVPLEDGLLKTIGYFEKKLNSSDSL; this comes from the coding sequence ATGAAAAGAATTTTAGTTACCGGTGGCGCCGGTTTTATAGGATCTCATCTATGTGAAAGGCTTTTAAACGAGAAAAATGAAGTAATCTGTGTGGATAATTTTTTCACAGGAGCTAAAGAGAATATCATCCATTTAATAGGAAATCCTTATTTTGAATTGGTCCGGCATGATGTGGTCAGTCCTTTTTTTGCAGAAGTAGACGAGATCTATAATCTGGCCTGCCCTGCTTCTCCGATACATTACCAGTACAATGGGATAAAAACCATCAAGACATCTGTAATGGGAGCCATCAATATGTTAGGATTGGCCAAACGTACACGTGCAAAGATCTTACAGGCGTCTACCAGTGAAGTATATGGTGATCCGCAGATCCACCCGCAGACCGAATCATACTGGGGACATGTAAATCCTATCGGGATCCGTTCCTGTTATGATGAAGGGAAACGTTGCGCTGAATCCCTGTTCATGAATTACCATCAGCAAAATAATGTCCGAATCAAGATTATCCGCATTTTTAATACTTACGGACCAAAAATGCATCCAAATGACGGACGGGTAGTCTCCAATTTCATTGTCCAGGCATTACAGGGAAAAGATATTACCATCTACGGTGATGGCCTTCAAACCAGAAGTTTCCAATATGTGGACGATCTGGTTGAAGGAATGATCCGTTTGATGAACACCTCTGATGATTTCACTGGACCGGTCAATGTGGGTAATCCTGGTGAATTCACCATCAAGCAACTGGCAGAAATGGTGATCCGTTTAACAGGTTCAAAATCAAAATTGATATATTTACCTTTGCCTCAGGATGATCCGATCCAAAGACAACCAAATATTCAGCTGGCCAAAGATAAACTCGGGTGGCAACCGTTAGTACCCCTGGAAGATGGTTTGCTAAAAACCATCGGCTATTTTGAAAAAAAATTAAACTCATCAGATTCCTTATGA